Within the Staphylococcus warneri genome, the region AGCTCTTAAATCATCCATATCTGAGTGGTTAACACGAATGATTTTAGCTTTCGATAAACGACAACCATCTATAATAGAAGCATGATTTAGTTCATCAGATAGAATAGCATCGTTTTTATTCATTACTGCTGAAATCGCAGCCATATTACAATTGAAACCAGATTGATAAGCAATTGCTGCTTCTGTACCTTTAAATTTCGCTAGTGTTTCTTCTAATTCATCATGTAAATCTAATGTACCATTAATTGAACGAACAGCCCCTGCACCAACACCATGTGAATCAATGGCAGCTTTAGCAGCTTCTTTTAAATCTTCATTTGTTGCTAATCCCAAATAGTTATTTGATGACAAGTTAACGTAAGTTTTACCATCAATTTTAATTTCTGGACCATTTGCACCTTCAATTGAATCGATTTCATTGTACAATCCATTCTCTTTCAAGTAGTTAATATTTTCATTTAAAAAATCATGTAATGATTGAACCACAACCATATCCCCCTTGTATCTCTATTTACCTTTATAATACCTTAATTTCGCCATTCATGAAAGCCTTATCACTTATTGTATTTTTAATACTAAATATTCATTTTGAACTATTTTGTCTTATTAGATAATGATATACTAATTATCATAATAATACGGAAGAAGTGATAGTTTTGTTTGATTGGTTTCAATTGGCTAGTAAAAAAGAAAAGAGAATGATTCAATTAAGACGTTATTTACACCAATATCCTGAACTTTCTTTTGAAGAAAAGCAAACACATGACTATATAGTTAACCAACTTAGCCAATTGTCATGTGACATTCAAACGCCAGTAGGTAGAAACGGTATTAAAGCTACTTTTAAAGGAAAAGGTGAAGGGCCAACCATCGCCTTTAGAGCAGACTTTGATGCACTACCTGTTCAAGAATTAAACGATGTACCTTATAAATCTAAAAATGATGGTTGCATGCATGCATGTGGACACGATGGACATACAGCTATATTATTAGGCGTTGCAGAAATCGTAAATGAACATCGTCACTTATTAAAAGGTAATGTTGTTTTCATATTCCAATACGGTGAAGAAATTATGCCCGGTGGTTCACAAGAAATGATTAATGATGGATGCTTACAAGACGTTGATAAGATTTATGGCACACATCTATGGAGCGGTTATCCAACAGGTACTATTTATTCTCGTCCAGGACCCATTATGGCCTCACCTGACGAATTTAGTATCACGATACAAGGCAGAGGCGGTCATGGTGCTAAACCTCAAGAAACCATTGATCCTATTGTCATTATGGCTGAATTTATTTTAAGTGCTCAGAAGATAGTTTCTCGTACCATCGATCCAGTAAAACAAGCGGTATTAACGTTTGGTATGGTTCAAGCAGGCTCTTCAGATAGTGTGATACCTGATAGTACGTTTTGCAAAGGAACAGTACGTACCTTCGACACTAATTTACAAAACCATATCAAAACTAAGATGGACAAATTATTACAAGGTTTAGCGGTAGCTAACGATATCACTTATGATTTTAATTACATTAAAGGTTATTTACCACTTCATAATCATCAACAAGCATATGAAGTTGTTAAACAAGCAGCCAATGATATGCATTTACGCTTTAATGAATCTGATTTAATGATGATTGGAGAAGACTTCTCTCACTATTTAAAAGTCAGACCAGGCGCATTTTTCTTAACAGGATGTGGTAATCAAGATAAAAATATTACTGCACCTCATCATAATCCTTATTTCGATATCGATGAATCATCATTTAAATATGCTGCCAGTGAATTTTTAAAAGTTTTAGAACTTGAAAATGTATTTTAAAATATAACCTTGTAAATATTTAACATTTATCACACAAGTCATCCACTTATTACCTAAATCAAAGGTAAAAAGTGGATTTTTTAATGG harbors:
- a CDS encoding M20 family metallopeptidase, coding for MFDWFQLASKKEKRMIQLRRYLHQYPELSFEEKQTHDYIVNQLSQLSCDIQTPVGRNGIKATFKGKGEGPTIAFRADFDALPVQELNDVPYKSKNDGCMHACGHDGHTAILLGVAEIVNEHRHLLKGNVVFIFQYGEEIMPGGSQEMINDGCLQDVDKIYGTHLWSGYPTGTIYSRPGPIMASPDEFSITIQGRGGHGAKPQETIDPIVIMAEFILSAQKIVSRTIDPVKQAVLTFGMVQAGSSDSVIPDSTFCKGTVRTFDTNLQNHIKTKMDKLLQGLAVANDITYDFNYIKGYLPLHNHQQAYEVVKQAANDMHLRFNESDLMMIGEDFSHYLKVRPGAFFLTGCGNQDKNITAPHHNPYFDIDESSFKYAASEFLKVLELENVF